The following nucleotide sequence is from Streptomyces xiamenensis.
CTGTTGACCTGCTGGTTCGCCAGCAGGGAGCCGCCCAGCAGCGCCAGCGAGAGGGCGACGGAGACGATGACCGCGAAGGTCATCGTGAGATTGCGGCGGAGACCGACTCCGATCTCCGACAGGACGAAGTGGGCGCGCATGGCGTCCTTTCAGTGCGGGGGTGAGTGCGTGAAGCGCCGGAGGTCAGTTCTGGTAGCCGTACACGCCGCGCGTCTGGTCACGCACGAGTCGGCCCTTCTCCAGCTCGATCACCCGCTTGCGCATCTGGTCCACGATCTGCGCGTCGTGCGTCGCCATGACCACGGTGGTGCCGGTGCGGTTGATGCGGTCGAGCAGCTTCATGATGCCCACGGAGGTATCGGGGTCGAGGTTGCCCGTGGGCTCGTCGGCGATGAGCAGCATGGGGCGGTTGACGAACGCGCGGGCGATCGCCACCCGCTGCTGCTCACCACCGGACAACTCGCCCGGCATCCGCTCCTCCTTGCCGCCCAGGCCCACCAGATCGAGGACCTCGGGCACGGTCTTGCGGATCTTGCCGCGCGCCTCGCCGATCACCTCCATGGCGAAGGCGACGTTCTCGCCGACCGTCTTGTTCGGCAGGAGGCGGAAGTCCTGGAAGACGGTGCCCAGTTGGCGGCGCACCTGCGGCACCTTCCAGTTGGACAGCCGGCCGAGGTCCTTGCCCAGGACGTGCACGGTGCCGGTGCTGCAGCGCTCCTCGCGCAGCAGCAGGCGCAGGAAGGTGGACTTGCCGGAGCCGGAGGAGCCCACCAGAAAGACGAACTCACCACGCTCGACCTCCAGGGAGACATCGCGCAGTGCCGGCGCGGTCTGCCGGGGGTACGTCTTGGAGACATTGTCGAATCGGATCACGGTTACACCACGTCAAGGCTGGGTACATGCGGCGGAAGCCCCTGGCGGTATCTCCCGGCCGATGGCTGGGGGAGGCTCCCCCCTCGCTGGGCACAGACCTTACGCGACGCGGCGCATGGTGCGCAGACAGCGACCGCTACCACCCGCTTTGCCCTGATCTGGCGTCTGCGGTTACGGCCAAAGCCTGGCACAGTAGGTAAGGAGGGGGACATGAGAGGAGACGATCGCCATGACCGCCGCAGACTGGCTGGTGTGCGCGAACTGCGCCGGGCGCGTGAGCGAGGGCCGGTGCGCCGTGTGCCGGGACCGCAGGGCCCGGATGCGTGAGGAGCGGGGGGCGTGGGGGCCGCTGGGCGGCCCGGGGGCGCTGCTGATGGCGGCGCTGCTGGCGCTGGTGGCCGTGGCCCTGTTGGTGGCCAGACCCGCCTGAGGCGGACCGCGGAGACAGCCGGGACAGCCGTACGGGCCCGGAGCGAGTGGATCGCTCCGGGCCCGTAGGCGTTACGCGAGTGACGTGTGAGGTGCGGGCCGTCGTCAGGCGGCGGCAGCACCCTTGTTCACCAGACGCGGCAGGTAGCGGAAGGCCACCCCACCGGCGATCATGGTCGCGGCACCGATGATCAGCAGCGCCTCGCCACCGGAGGCACCGGTCTCGGCCAGCTCGCCACGCTCCCCGTTCGGGGTCTCCCCGGCGGGGGTGGTGGCGTCCGGCACGGTCTCGGTGATGTCCTCGGCCGGCGGGTTCTGCTCGATCGGGCTGCTGCCGCCCTGGGTGTCGGGCTCCGGGTCGTTGCCGGTG
It contains:
- the ftsE gene encoding cell division ATP-binding protein FtsE, with protein sequence MIRFDNVSKTYPRQTAPALRDVSLEVERGEFVFLVGSSGSGKSTFLRLLLREERCSTGTVHVLGKDLGRLSNWKVPQVRRQLGTVFQDFRLLPNKTVGENVAFAMEVIGEARGKIRKTVPEVLDLVGLGGKEERMPGELSGGEQQRVAIARAFVNRPMLLIADEPTGNLDPDTSVGIMKLLDRINRTGTTVVMATHDAQIVDQMRKRVIELEKGRLVRDQTRGVYGYQN